From Streptomyces sp. NBC_00370, a single genomic window includes:
- a CDS encoding TetR/AcrR family transcriptional regulator has product MPRIRGTSIEEHHEMVWADLASAMRELLLERDYDAINMGHIAARAGLARNTLYNYARDKGTLVLALTERASRPAVERVARIAARSGSPAAERLREIIEAFLEASTDQSMQLMFRPGSGPLVDEVPKGPDSPFHTIVVEVENVVRDGIERGEFRDVGDVPLAVELLSGVMRAGAERIGRDPAAFATTVRASREIILASLEARSVRA; this is encoded by the coding sequence ATGCCGCGGATCCGGGGAACCAGCATCGAGGAACACCACGAGATGGTGTGGGCCGACCTCGCCTCGGCGATGCGGGAGTTGCTGCTCGAACGCGACTACGACGCGATCAACATGGGCCATATCGCCGCCCGGGCCGGCCTCGCGCGCAACACGCTGTACAACTACGCGCGCGACAAGGGCACTCTGGTCCTGGCGCTGACCGAGCGGGCGAGCCGCCCCGCGGTCGAGCGGGTGGCCAGGATCGCCGCGCGGTCCGGCAGCCCGGCCGCCGAGCGGCTGCGGGAGATCATCGAGGCGTTTCTGGAGGCCTCGACGGACCAGTCCATGCAGCTGATGTTCCGGCCCGGTTCGGGTCCGCTGGTCGACGAGGTGCCGAAGGGGCCGGACAGCCCGTTCCACACGATCGTGGTCGAGGTGGAGAACGTCGTACGGGACGGCATCGAGCGCGGCGAATTCCGCGATGTGGGCGACGTGCCCCTCGCGGTGGAGCTGCTGTCCGGTGTCATGCGGGCGGGCGCCGAGCGCATCGGGCGGGACCCGGCCGCCTTCGCGACCACGGTCCGCGCGTCGCGGGAGATCATCCTCGCGTCCCTGGAGGCGCGCTCCGTGCGCGCGTAG
- a CDS encoding pyridoxamine 5'-phosphate oxidase family protein, which translates to MTGSAFSDTARQTTAGFHEGELAVQRQAGVARDAARLAGMLAPAQLRGGVTRFLGDRSFAAITARDTEGTLWTSPLAGPPGFLHVASPVALDVRTLPADGDPLRDLPVHQPVGLIVVEFATRRRLRINGTLTRTDGEGLRIDVEQAYGNCPQYIQSRHLHLAPTMARSSEPVRHAGALTQADTDLIRRSDTFLIGTTHPTRGSDASHRGGPPGFVRVEDGQLWWPDYWGNNMFNTIGNLQTDPTSALLFCDFTTGRTLHLSGRAELEWTDPGVPGDDDRTGRRVHFAPRRVVAGHLLPVLADTVSAAPDNPPLTDQHSAL; encoded by the coding sequence ATGACCGGTTCCGCCTTCAGCGACACGGCACGACAGACGACCGCGGGCTTCCACGAGGGTGAGCTGGCCGTACAGCGGCAGGCGGGCGTGGCGAGGGACGCGGCCCGGCTCGCGGGCATGCTGGCCCCCGCCCAGCTGCGTGGCGGTGTCACCCGGTTCCTGGGGGACAGGTCGTTCGCCGCCATCACCGCACGCGACACCGAAGGCACCTTGTGGACTTCCCCGCTCGCCGGGCCGCCCGGCTTTCTCCACGTCGCCTCACCGGTCGCCCTCGATGTACGGACGCTGCCCGCGGACGGGGACCCGCTCCGCGACCTCCCGGTGCACCAGCCGGTCGGGCTGATCGTCGTCGAGTTCGCCACCCGCAGACGCCTGCGGATCAACGGCACCCTGACTCGTACAGACGGCGAGGGACTGCGCATCGACGTGGAGCAGGCGTACGGCAACTGCCCCCAGTACATCCAGAGTCGGCACCTTCACCTCGCGCCGACCATGGCCCGCAGCTCGGAGCCGGTCCGCCACGCCGGCGCCCTCACACAGGCCGATACCGACCTGATCCGCCGGTCGGACACGTTCCTGATCGGCACCACCCATCCCACCCGAGGCAGCGACGCCTCGCACCGCGGCGGCCCGCCGGGCTTCGTCCGCGTCGAGGACGGACAGTTGTGGTGGCCCGACTACTGGGGCAACAACATGTTCAACACCATCGGCAACCTCCAGACGGACCCCACATCCGCACTGCTTTTCTGCGACTTCACCACCGGTCGCACCCTCCACCTGTCCGGTCGGGCCGAGCTGGAGTGGACCGACCCCGGTGTCCCCGGGGACGACGACCGGACCGGGCGCCGCGTCCATTTCGCCCCCCGGCGCGTGGTGGCGGGCCATCTGCTGCCCGTTCTGGCCGACACTGTGTCCGCGGCGCCCGACAATCCGCCGCTCACCGACCAGCACTCCGCACTGTGA
- a CDS encoding SDR family oxidoreductase encodes MILVTGATGNIGRELTRELNARGAKLRAFVRDPARAAGLPEAAELAVGDLGEPATLRPAFAGVDALFLLTQGIGTDYTANALAAARTAGVSRVVHLSSFNVLGDPMPAMGYWHHEREKLVRASGIPATILRPGGFTTNALDWVPTIREGGYVLDPIGPGRYAPIDPADIAAVAALALTEDGHQGQEYVLTGEETFTVAEQVRIIAKATGLAIEVREAATTDEIVRSRFPDGAPPALAEAITEGFAVMRADTVGFRTDTVERLLGRKPRTFADWCARNADAFRRPADA; translated from the coding sequence ATGATACTGGTCACCGGTGCCACCGGGAACATAGGCCGTGAACTCACCCGCGAGCTCAACGCGAGGGGCGCCAAGCTGCGTGCTTTCGTCCGCGACCCCGCCCGTGCCGCCGGACTGCCCGAGGCCGCGGAACTCGCCGTCGGAGACCTGGGCGAGCCCGCCACACTGAGACCCGCCTTCGCCGGCGTGGACGCCCTGTTCCTGCTCACGCAGGGCATCGGCACCGACTACACCGCCAACGCCCTCGCGGCGGCCCGGACGGCAGGGGTGAGCCGCGTCGTCCACCTCTCGTCGTTCAACGTCCTCGGCGACCCGATGCCCGCCATGGGTTACTGGCACCACGAACGCGAGAAGCTTGTCCGCGCCTCCGGCATCCCCGCCACGATCCTGCGCCCCGGCGGCTTCACCACCAACGCCCTCGACTGGGTGCCCACCATCCGCGAGGGCGGCTACGTACTCGACCCGATCGGCCCCGGCCGCTACGCGCCGATCGACCCCGCGGACATCGCCGCGGTCGCCGCCCTCGCCCTGACCGAGGACGGCCACCAGGGCCAGGAGTACGTCCTGACGGGGGAGGAGACGTTCACCGTTGCCGAGCAGGTCCGGATCATCGCCAAGGCGACCGGCCTCGCGATCGAGGTGCGCGAGGCGGCCACCACGGACGAAATCGTCCGCTCCCGCTTCCCCGACGGTGCGCCACCGGCGCTCGCCGAGGCGATCACGGAGGGATTCGCCGTCATGCGGGCCGACACCGTCGGATTCCGGACGGACACCGTGGAACGCCTGCTCGGCCGCAAGCCGCGCACCTTCGCGGACTGGTGCGCCCGCAACGCCGACGCGTTCCGCCGGCCCGCCGACGCGTGA
- a CDS encoding nuclear transport factor 2 family protein, producing MNALSDRADLIELLGRYADIADLKEFVELPKLVFTDPLTVDFESVAGMPPMTVPLADYVENVRAAFTPFLATHHAITGHVVDIDSDSATIHAHVRAEHWLPDELANGGPNRWLVVGFYDNEAVRTPDGWRLSRVKLTATYQENAPQPAA from the coding sequence ATGAATGCGCTCAGTGATCGCGCCGATCTCATCGAACTGCTCGGCCGTTATGCCGATATCGCGGACCTGAAGGAATTCGTCGAGCTGCCCAAGCTCGTCTTCACCGACCCGCTTACGGTCGACTTCGAGTCGGTCGCCGGGATGCCGCCGATGACGGTGCCGCTCGCTGATTACGTAGAGAACGTCCGCGCCGCCTTCACGCCCTTCCTGGCGACCCACCATGCCATCACCGGCCACGTCGTCGATATCGACAGCGACAGTGCGACGATCCACGCGCACGTCCGCGCCGAGCACTGGCTCCCGGACGAGCTGGCCAACGGCGGACCCAACCGCTGGCTCGTGGTCGGCTTCTACGACAACGAAGCGGTCCGCACCCCGGACGGCTGGCGTCTCAGCCGCGTGAAGCTCACCGCGACGTACCAGGAGAACGCGCCGCAGCCAGCCGCGTAG
- a CDS encoding CGNR zinc finger domain-containing protein, with protein MDTNAPLLGEPLPVELMNTIWADRDGVHDALHDPDSTRAWLHAVSSRTDLMTPGDLDTLTVPDLDGLAGRLVGLRDALRRLAAEATEDPRPAAASDTRGLHAAVTALNRASGDTPRWSTLSWTPGQEPSRRTRTSGQTASAAVSAIAEDAVSLFGEDTRRQLRACLAPGCVLYFVKNHPRREWCSAGCGNRARSARHYQRHRHTTDRPSPRERAESGDDLPPAVASR; from the coding sequence GTGGACACCAATGCACCGCTCCTGGGCGAACCGCTCCCCGTCGAGCTGATGAACACCATCTGGGCGGACAGGGACGGCGTACACGACGCGCTGCACGACCCGGACAGCACCCGGGCGTGGCTGCACGCCGTCAGTTCCCGGACGGACCTGATGACGCCCGGCGACCTCGACACACTCACCGTGCCGGACCTCGACGGCCTGGCCGGGCGGCTGGTCGGCCTGCGCGACGCACTGCGCCGACTCGCCGCCGAAGCCACCGAGGACCCGCGCCCGGCGGCGGCCTCCGACACCCGGGGACTCCATGCGGCCGTCACCGCGCTCAACCGCGCCTCCGGCGACACACCCCGCTGGTCGACCCTCTCCTGGACACCCGGCCAGGAACCCTCCCGCCGCACCCGTACCAGCGGGCAGACCGCCTCAGCCGCCGTCTCCGCCATCGCCGAGGACGCCGTCTCCCTCTTCGGCGAGGACACCCGCCGTCAGCTACGCGCCTGCCTCGCCCCGGGGTGCGTCCTGTATTTCGTCAAGAACCACCCACGCAGGGAATGGTGCTCCGCAGGCTGCGGAAACCGGGCCCGCTCGGCCCGCCACTACCAGCGCCACCGCCACACGACGGACCGACCGTCCCCGCGCGAGCGCGCCGAGAGCGGCGACGACCTGCCGCCCGCCGTCGCATCTCGATGA
- a CDS encoding DeoR/GlpR family DNA-binding transcription regulator, with translation MLAAERHDHLLALLAREGKIVAKDVAAGLGISEDSVRRDLRELAADGLCQRVYGGALPVSPAVANYAARHAVAPDGKRKVAAVAAALVRPGGSLILDGGTTALAVARALPYDLSCTVITHSPTVAVALLDHPGVELFLLGGRVFKHSAVACGAAAVEAAQNVSADLCLLGVTGVHPEAGLTTADAEEAAMKRALAARAADTYILASAEKIGTASQYRVLPWAEVSGLITDADPRDRLVAEVGAFGVEILIAR, from the coding sequence ATGCTGGCCGCTGAACGGCACGACCACCTGCTCGCTCTGCTCGCTCGCGAGGGCAAGATCGTCGCCAAGGACGTCGCCGCAGGACTGGGGATCTCCGAGGACAGCGTGCGGCGCGACCTGCGTGAACTCGCCGCCGACGGGCTCTGCCAGCGGGTCTACGGCGGTGCGCTGCCCGTTTCACCAGCGGTGGCCAACTACGCCGCCCGGCATGCCGTCGCCCCCGACGGCAAGCGGAAGGTCGCCGCCGTGGCCGCCGCGCTGGTACGGCCCGGCGGCTCGCTGATCCTCGACGGAGGCACGACCGCCCTCGCGGTCGCCCGCGCGCTCCCGTACGACCTCAGCTGCACCGTGATCACGCACAGCCCGACGGTCGCCGTGGCCCTGCTCGACCATCCCGGGGTGGAGCTCTTCCTCCTCGGTGGCCGCGTCTTCAAGCACTCGGCGGTCGCCTGCGGCGCGGCCGCTGTCGAGGCCGCGCAGAACGTCTCCGCCGATCTCTGCCTGCTCGGTGTCACCGGCGTACACCCGGAGGCGGGACTGACCACCGCGGACGCCGAAGAGGCGGCGATGAAGCGCGCCTTGGCCGCGCGGGCCGCGGACACCTACATCCTCGCCTCCGCCGAGAAGATCGGCACCGCTTCGCAGTACCGCGTCCTGCCCTGGGCGGAGGTCAGCGGCCTGATCACCGACGCCGACCCCCGCGACAGGCTCGTCGCGGAGGTCGGAGCGTTCGGTGTGGAGATCCTGATAGCCCGCTGA
- a CDS encoding NUDIX domain-containing protein, whose protein sequence is MTGRPGIDVPDHRGRTGLDQAGRELDRNRDVVVRDVELTSQGWHVLRRTTFDYRRRDGRWETQQRETYDRGNGAVVLPYDTARGCVLLTRQFRYPAYVNGHPDGMLVEAAAGLLDEDDPHTAVRREAAEELGVTLGPLTHVLDAYMSPGSITERLHYFAAPYTPADRTGTGGGLEEEGEDIDVLELPFDEALAMTGDGRITDAKTILLLQWAALTGPFAPAADGR, encoded by the coding sequence ATGACTGGCCGCCCCGGCATCGACGTCCCCGATCACCGCGGCCGTACCGGCCTCGACCAGGCCGGGCGCGAGCTGGACCGCAACAGGGACGTGGTGGTCCGCGACGTCGAACTCACCTCGCAGGGCTGGCACGTGCTGCGCCGGACCACCTTCGACTACCGGCGTCGGGACGGGCGTTGGGAGACGCAGCAGCGCGAGACGTACGACCGTGGCAACGGCGCGGTCGTCCTGCCCTACGACACCGCGCGCGGCTGCGTCCTGCTCACGCGTCAGTTCCGCTACCCGGCCTACGTCAACGGCCACCCCGACGGCATGCTCGTCGAGGCGGCGGCCGGACTGCTCGACGAGGACGACCCGCACACCGCCGTCCGCCGCGAGGCCGCCGAGGAACTCGGCGTCACCCTCGGCCCGCTCACCCACGTCCTCGACGCGTACATGAGCCCGGGCTCCATCACCGAACGGCTCCACTACTTCGCCGCCCCGTACACCCCCGCCGACCGGACCGGGACCGGTGGCGGCCTCGAAGAGGAAGGCGAGGACATCGATGTCCTCGAACTGCCCTTCGACGAAGCGCTCGCCATGACCGGTGACGGCCGCATCACCGATGCCAAGACCATCCTGCTCCTGCAATGGGCGGCGCTGACCGGCCCGTTCGCCCCCGCTGCGGACGGCCGCTGA
- a CDS encoding NAD-dependent protein deacetylase — protein sequence MRMRPTLSWTPTENLPPGSTQLQPVADALAAGGVLVLSGAGISTESGIPDYRGEGGSLSRHTPMTYQDFTAGAQARRRYWARSHLGWRTFGRARPNAGHRAVAAFQRHGVLSGVITQNVDGLHQAAGSLDVVELHGSLDRVVCLSCRTLTPRHELARRLEEANPGFEPSAAVINPDGDADLTDEQIGDFRVVPCTHCGGILKPDVVFFGENVPPARVEHCRALVQAAASVLVLGSSLTVMSGLRFVRQAAQAEKPVLIVNRDPTRGDRYAHTRVTLPLGAALTSIADQLNIPMGTGE from the coding sequence ATGCGCATGCGCCCCACCCTGAGCTGGACGCCCACCGAGAACCTGCCGCCAGGCAGCACCCAACTGCAGCCGGTCGCTGACGCGTTGGCCGCCGGCGGCGTGCTGGTCCTGAGCGGTGCGGGTATCTCCACGGAGTCGGGCATCCCCGACTACCGGGGCGAGGGCGGGAGCCTGAGCCGACACACCCCGATGACGTACCAGGACTTCACCGCCGGCGCCCAGGCCCGCCGGCGGTACTGGGCGCGCAGCCACCTCGGCTGGCGCACGTTCGGCCGCGCCCGGCCCAACGCCGGACACCGCGCTGTCGCCGCCTTCCAGCGCCACGGCGTCCTCTCGGGCGTCATCACCCAGAACGTCGACGGCCTGCACCAGGCCGCGGGCAGCCTGGACGTCGTAGAGCTGCACGGCAGCCTGGACCGCGTCGTCTGCCTCTCGTGCCGCACCCTCACCCCACGTCACGAACTCGCCCGACGGCTGGAGGAGGCCAACCCGGGCTTCGAGCCGTCGGCCGCCGTCATCAACCCGGACGGTGACGCCGACCTCACCGACGAACAGATCGGTGACTTCCGTGTGGTGCCCTGCACACACTGCGGCGGCATCCTCAAACCCGACGTGGTCTTCTTCGGCGAGAACGTGCCTCCGGCACGCGTCGAACACTGCCGGGCCCTGGTCCAAGCGGCGGCTTCCGTCCTGGTCCTCGGCTCCTCGCTCACGGTCATGTCCGGACTCCGCTTCGTCCGCCAGGCGGCCCAGGCCGAGAAGCCCGTACTGATCGTCAACCGCGACCCCACCCGGGGCGACCGCTACGCACACACCCGGGTCACACTCCCCCTGGGCGCAGCGCTCACGAGCATCGCCGACCAGCTCAACATCCCCATGGGAACCGGTGAGTGA
- a CDS encoding nuclear transport factor 2 family protein produces MTDTRPPVPPFDLESAVAKTQAAEDVWNTRDPHRVALAYTEDSVWRNRDVFLVGREKIVEFLTAKWERERDYVLRKSLWGFRENRMAVRFQYEWHNAEGQWFRSYGNELWEFAENGLMRRREASINDVLINESDRRYFGPRAEAERGPGHDIPLD; encoded by the coding sequence ATGACCGACACGCGCCCGCCCGTCCCGCCGTTCGACCTCGAAAGCGCCGTCGCCAAGACCCAAGCCGCCGAAGACGTCTGGAACACCCGCGACCCGCACCGCGTGGCCCTCGCCTACACCGAGGACTCGGTCTGGCGGAACAGGGACGTGTTCCTCGTCGGCCGCGAAAAGATCGTGGAGTTCCTCACCGCCAAATGGGAGCGCGAACGCGACTACGTCCTGCGCAAGAGCCTGTGGGGCTTCCGCGAGAACCGCATGGCCGTCCGCTTCCAGTACGAGTGGCACAACGCCGAGGGCCAGTGGTTCCGCTCGTACGGCAACGAGCTGTGGGAGTTCGCCGAGAACGGTCTGATGCGCCGTCGCGAGGCCAGCATCAACGACGTGCTCATCAACGAGTCCGACCGCCGCTACTTCGGCCCGCGCGCCGAGGCCGAGCGCGGTCCCGGACACGACATCCCTCTGGACTGA
- the rph gene encoding rifamycin-inactivating phosphotransferase encodes MSEQYVLDLREVDETRVAVVGGKGAQLGGLSRIEGVRVPAGFCVTTEAFRQIVAQAPSIGDQLDQLSLLDPDDREGVRTLSAEIRRAIEGIAVPDGLAAAITAALGRLGGAAAYAVRSSATAEDLPTASFAGQQDTYLNVMGTAAILQHISRCWASLFTERAVTYRRRNGIDHRTVHMAVVVQRMVVPDTAGILFTADPVTGNRTVATVDAGFGLGEALVSGLVNPDVFTVRHGEVVAKTIAAKERAVQALPDGGTREVAVDSRRQEQPALTDEQVVRLVQLGRRIEAHFGRPQDIEWCLADDTFQIVQSRPITTLFPVPETDDEENHVYVSVGHGQMMTDPMRPLGFSMWQLTAMVPMHEAGGRLFVDVTRRLASPAGRAGFLDAMGKGDPLIRDALETVLDRGDFVPSLPDASPGRPPGGGAPAPIATDPAVVTELIERSRVSLAALKRGIRPKAGPALFDFLLEAFEEHKRLLSDPLSIQAIMAGMEATWWLNDKLMEWLGEKNAADTLTLSAPDNITSEMGLALLDVADVIRGQPDVVAFLKDVAFLKDVTDENFLDELAKLSGGTAARDAIEAYLDRYGMRCVGEIDITRPRWRERPLTLVPAILDNVRNFEPGAAERRFEQGRRKALAKEQDVLSRLRALPEGDQKADETKRMIDRVRTFIGYREYPKYNIISRYFVYKQALLEEAERLVRAGVLPEKEDIFSLTFQELHDVARSNRADGRLVQQRKEAFRSYHALTPPRVLTSDGEAVVGAYRRDDVPDGALTGLAVSAGTVEGRARVVLDMADADLEAGDILVTPFTDPSWSPLFVGIAGLVTEVGGLMTHGAVIAREYGLPAVVGVEQATRLIRDGQRIRVYGTDGYVEILS; translated from the coding sequence GTGAGCGAGCAGTACGTACTGGATCTTCGTGAGGTAGACGAGACGCGGGTCGCGGTCGTCGGCGGCAAGGGTGCGCAGCTGGGCGGGCTGTCGCGGATCGAAGGCGTCCGGGTGCCGGCCGGTTTCTGCGTCACGACGGAGGCCTTCCGGCAGATCGTGGCGCAGGCGCCGTCGATCGGCGACCAGCTCGATCAGCTGTCGCTTCTGGACCCGGACGACCGGGAGGGGGTCCGTACGCTCAGCGCGGAGATCCGCCGGGCGATCGAAGGGATCGCCGTTCCGGACGGTCTCGCGGCGGCGATCACCGCCGCGCTCGGCCGGCTCGGCGGGGCAGCCGCCTACGCCGTCCGGTCCAGTGCGACGGCGGAGGATCTGCCGACGGCGTCCTTCGCCGGGCAGCAGGACACGTACCTGAACGTCATGGGGACCGCGGCGATCCTTCAGCACATCAGCCGGTGCTGGGCTTCGCTGTTCACCGAGCGGGCCGTGACGTACCGCCGGCGCAACGGCATCGATCACCGTACGGTCCACATGGCCGTGGTCGTGCAGCGGATGGTCGTCCCGGATACGGCCGGCATCCTGTTCACCGCCGACCCCGTCACGGGCAACCGGACGGTCGCCACCGTGGACGCCGGCTTCGGGCTCGGGGAGGCCCTGGTCTCCGGCCTGGTGAACCCGGACGTCTTCACGGTGCGGCACGGCGAGGTCGTCGCCAAGACCATCGCCGCCAAGGAGCGTGCCGTTCAGGCCCTGCCGGACGGCGGTACGCGGGAAGTGGCGGTCGACTCGCGGCGCCAGGAGCAGCCGGCGCTGACGGACGAGCAGGTCGTACGGCTCGTCCAGCTCGGACGGCGGATCGAAGCCCACTTCGGCCGCCCGCAGGACATCGAATGGTGCCTGGCCGACGACACGTTCCAGATCGTGCAGAGCAGGCCGATCACGACGCTGTTCCCCGTGCCCGAGACCGACGACGAGGAGAACCACGTCTATGTCTCCGTCGGTCATGGGCAGATGATGACCGACCCCATGAGGCCTCTGGGGTTCTCCATGTGGCAGCTGACGGCCATGGTCCCGATGCACGAGGCCGGCGGGAGGCTGTTCGTGGACGTCACCCGGCGCCTGGCCTCGCCCGCCGGCCGCGCCGGTTTTCTGGACGCCATGGGGAAGGGGGATCCGCTGATCAGGGACGCGCTGGAGACCGTCCTCGACCGCGGGGACTTCGTCCCTTCGCTCCCGGACGCGAGTCCCGGCCGCCCGCCGGGCGGCGGTGCGCCCGCGCCGATCGCGACCGATCCGGCCGTCGTCACGGAGCTGATCGAGCGCAGCCGGGTGTCCCTCGCCGCGCTGAAGCGCGGCATCCGGCCGAAGGCAGGACCGGCGCTGTTCGACTTCCTGCTGGAGGCGTTCGAGGAGCACAAGCGCCTGCTCAGTGATCCCCTGAGCATTCAGGCGATCATGGCGGGGATGGAGGCCACCTGGTGGCTCAACGACAAGCTGATGGAGTGGCTGGGCGAGAAGAACGCGGCTGACACGCTCACGCTGTCCGCCCCCGACAACATCACGTCGGAGATGGGACTGGCGCTGCTCGATGTCGCCGACGTGATCCGCGGGCAGCCGGACGTGGTCGCGTTCCTCAAGGACGTCGCGTTCCTCAAGGACGTCACGGACGAGAACTTCCTGGACGAGCTGGCGAAGCTCTCGGGCGGGACAGCGGCGCGCGACGCCATCGAGGCGTACCTCGACCGGTACGGCATGCGCTGCGTCGGCGAGATCGACATCACGAGGCCGCGGTGGCGCGAACGCCCCCTCACGCTCGTACCCGCGATCCTCGACAACGTACGGAACTTCGAGCCGGGGGCCGCCGAACGGCGCTTCGAGCAGGGGCGGCGGAAGGCGCTGGCGAAGGAGCAGGACGTGCTGTCCCGGCTGCGGGCCCTGCCGGAAGGGGACCAGAAGGCCGACGAGACCAAGCGGATGATCGACCGGGTCAGGACCTTCATCGGGTACCGGGAGTATCCGAAGTACAACATCATCAGCCGCTACTTCGTCTACAAGCAGGCCCTGTTGGAGGAAGCCGAGCGCCTCGTGCGCGCCGGTGTGCTTCCCGAGAAGGAGGACATCTTCTCTCTCACCTTCCAGGAGTTGCACGACGTCGCGCGCTCGAACCGGGCGGACGGCCGGCTCGTCCAGCAGCGCAAGGAGGCCTTCCGGTCGTACCACGCGCTCACACCGCCCCGGGTGCTCACCTCGGACGGCGAGGCCGTCGTCGGGGCGTACCGGCGCGACGACGTGCCGGACGGCGCCCTGACCGGGCTGGCGGTCTCCGCCGGGACCGTCGAGGGACGGGCCCGGGTCGTCCTGGACATGGCGGATGCCGATCTCGAAGCGGGCGACATCCTGGTCACTCCCTTCACCGACCCGAGCTGGTCGCCGCTGTTCGTCGGCATCGCGGGCCTGGTGACGGAGGTCGGCGGCCTGATGACGCATGGTGCGGTGATCGCGCGGGAGTACGGCTTGCCGGCCGTCGTGGGCGTGGAGCAGGCCACGCGGCTGATCCGGGACGGGCAGCGGATCCGGGTGTACGGCACCGACGGGTACGTCGAGATCCTGTCCTGA
- a CDS encoding MarR family winged helix-turn-helix transcriptional regulator, with protein sequence MSEFLDLHGKTSKALRALSDRAMRRYGLHLGQNYLLAVLWERDGSAPGEIAAALNVTTPTVVKMADRLTTAGLLTRRRDDRDNRLVRLWLTDAGRDLRKPIEAERRLIEETVTAGLTGAEREQLLSALAKVHRSALDMLETNGSTGPAAT encoded by the coding sequence ATGTCTGAGTTCCTGGACCTGCACGGCAAAACGTCGAAGGCGCTCCGGGCGCTGTCCGACCGGGCCATGCGCCGCTACGGGTTGCATCTGGGCCAGAACTACCTGCTCGCGGTGTTGTGGGAACGGGACGGCAGCGCGCCGGGCGAGATCGCCGCAGCGCTGAACGTCACGACGCCCACCGTCGTCAAGATGGCAGACCGGCTGACCACCGCAGGACTGCTCACCCGGCGCCGCGACGACCGGGACAACCGCCTCGTACGGCTGTGGCTCACCGACGCGGGCCGCGACCTGCGGAAGCCGATCGAGGCGGAACGGCGGCTGATCGAGGAGACCGTCACCGCCGGTCTCACCGGGGCGGAACGCGAACAGCTGTTGAGCGCGCTGGCGAAGGTCCACCGGTCGGCGCTCGACATGCTCGAAACCAACGGTTCGACAGGGCCGGCCGCCACCTGA